AGCCATCGCTTCCCCGTGCTCGCGGAGGGTCGCCTCGCGCGCGGCTACGCCGGCTGCTTCGACGTCACGCCCGACTGGCACCCCATCCTGGACCGCGTGGGCCCCGAGGGGAGCTTCGTCGCGGCGGGTTTCTCCGGCCACGGCTTCAAGCTCTCCCCCGCCGTAGGCCACATGATGGCCGCCCTCGTCGCCGAGGGGCCGGGCGCGCATCCAGATCTCGACACCTTCCGGCTCTCGCGTTTCGCCGAGGGCAAGCCCATCCGCGGCACCTACG
The nucleotide sequence above comes from Candidatus Methylomirabilota bacterium. Encoded proteins:
- a CDS encoding FAD-binding oxidoreductase, which codes for MARVFSSRLDESMNALARVSHRFPVLAEGRLARGYAGCFDVTPDWHPILDRVGPEGSFVAAGFSGHGFKLSPAVGHMMAALVAEGPGAHPDLDTFRLSRFAEGKPIRGTYGDWLMC